One Candidatus Binataceae bacterium DNA window includes the following coding sequences:
- a CDS encoding glycosyltransferase family 39 protein — MSLPRGVRLAAPFLIAIVLLAPGLSAPFAKDAEPQSAQWIADIVDHGHWLLPVDYYGFVNRKPPLYYWLSALASDLSGKPVDETRARLVSLIAGAALATIVFDWTAALLGAATGWLAFAFLLGSYGFASRATTALTDMLMTTLLFAIWCAIFPALDDSPSWSGTLVAGVLLGLAILTKGPVVVVILGLALVLYLLMVRRNPFELARRRWPWAMLALAVAIAAAWYVPALAAHRGNEVAALFVSENFGHFMPSSMGGTGEAARPFYYIVMRLWGGMLPLSILFPALVAACVRSDFDPAARAPLRFQLAMALAVLLLFSAANAKRDDYILPAIPSLAILLAALFTHLRTDSKRRAITRCLRDLTTVTIAAAMAIGIIFAIIAATSLLSPNAGDHAWLTRLQSSDASYAAIFVAGIAHWRWPFVAFEAAVLAGAVTVIVGLQRRTPLVAGIGLAITTLAASLLWTAVVRPAEMRTRSLVDFAPAVRMRIGSAPVYVAYFDPEFAWYYGREAPPLPHAIARRGAPSRDPVYLVARPRELLRLAPQVRASLQVLMRADLSGGGGTPALYEIPQITAPPDLKPPRKRLSNHWAN, encoded by the coding sequence ATGAGCCTTCCTCGGGGCGTTCGTCTCGCCGCACCCTTTCTAATCGCAATTGTCCTGCTCGCCCCGGGCCTCTCAGCGCCCTTTGCCAAGGACGCCGAGCCCCAGTCCGCACAGTGGATCGCCGACATCGTGGATCACGGCCACTGGCTCCTGCCGGTGGATTATTATGGTTTCGTCAATCGCAAGCCGCCGCTGTACTACTGGCTGTCGGCCCTTGCTTCCGATCTGAGCGGCAAGCCCGTCGACGAGACGCGCGCGCGCCTGGTCTCCCTGATCGCCGGCGCCGCGCTCGCGACGATCGTCTTCGACTGGACCGCTGCGCTGCTCGGTGCCGCGACCGGATGGCTTGCCTTCGCCTTTCTGCTCGGCAGCTACGGCTTTGCGTCACGCGCGACGACTGCATTGACCGACATGCTGATGACGACGCTTTTGTTCGCCATCTGGTGCGCAATCTTTCCAGCGCTCGACGATTCTCCGTCGTGGTCAGGCACCCTCGTTGCCGGGGTGCTGCTGGGGCTCGCGATTCTCACCAAGGGTCCCGTAGTAGTGGTCATTCTGGGCCTCGCGCTCGTGCTTTATCTCCTGATGGTGCGCCGCAATCCGTTCGAGCTTGCGCGGCGCCGATGGCCTTGGGCGATGCTCGCGCTGGCAGTTGCGATCGCCGCGGCCTGGTACGTTCCGGCGCTGGCGGCCCATCGCGGCAATGAAGTCGCGGCCCTGTTTGTCAGCGAGAACTTCGGTCATTTTATGCCGTCGAGCATGGGCGGAACCGGCGAGGCCGCACGCCCCTTCTATTACATTGTGATGCGTCTTTGGGGCGGGATGTTGCCGCTGAGCATTCTGTTTCCGGCGCTCGTGGCCGCCTGCGTGCGCAGCGATTTTGATCCCGCCGCGCGCGCGCCGCTTCGCTTTCAACTCGCGATGGCGCTCGCGGTCCTGCTCTTGTTCTCCGCCGCCAACGCCAAGCGCGACGACTACATTCTGCCCGCCATCCCGTCGCTCGCGATTCTGCTCGCCGCCCTGTTCACCCATTTGCGAACCGACTCGAAGCGGCGCGCAATCACGCGTTGCCTGCGCGATCTCACAACCGTGACGATCGCCGCTGCGATGGCGATCGGAATAATCTTCGCCATAATCGCGGCTACATCGCTGTTGTCACCGAACGCCGGCGATCACGCATGGCTGACGCGCTTGCAATCCAGCGACGCCTCCTACGCGGCAATTTTTGTCGCCGGCATCGCCCACTGGAGATGGCCCTTCGTGGCGTTCGAGGCAGCGGTCCTTGCGGGTGCAGTCACGGTGATCGTCGGTCTACAGCGGCGAACCCCGCTCGTAGCCGGCATCGGGCTGGCGATCACCACCTTAGCCGCTTCGCTTCTCTGGACCGCGGTCGTGCGACCGGCCGAGATGCGCACTCGCAGCCTCGTCGATTTCGCGCCCGCGGTTCGCATGAGGATCGGCTCGGCGCCTGTCTACGTTGCCTACTTCGATCCCGAGTTTGCCTGGTATTACGGGCGCGAGGCGCCACCCCTGCCTCACGCTATCGCCCGCCGCGGCGCGCCCTCACGCGACCCGGTATATCTGGTCGCGCGGCCGCGGGAACTCTTGCGGCTAGCGCCGCAAGTGCGCGCAAGCTTGCAGGTACTCATGCGGGCAGATCTCTCCGGCGGAGGGGGAACACCCGCGCTCTACGAGATTCCGCAAATCACCGCGCCGCCCGATTTGAAACCGCCGCGCAAGCGGCTAAGTAATCACTGGGCGAACTAG
- a CDS encoding zf-TFIIB domain-containing protein encodes MSDDKFGDKLHDVEKAREDQWAREEDKRLLERMRQKAATPTCPQCHTLLVSRQEGAFTIMACQDGHGAWLDHDALQGLIHAR; translated from the coding sequence ATGAGCGACGATAAATTTGGCGACAAGTTGCACGATGTCGAAAAAGCCCGCGAGGATCAGTGGGCGCGCGAAGAGGATAAGCGCCTCCTCGAACGAATGCGTCAAAAAGCGGCGACGCCCACTTGTCCGCAATGTCACACCTTGCTGGTCAGCCGTCAGGAGGGCGCATTCACTATCATGGCCTGCCAGGACGGCCACGGCGCCTGGCTCGATCACGACGCCCTGCAAGGTCTAATCCATGCACGCTGA
- a CDS encoding NADH-quinone oxidoreductase subunit A, with the protein MYFDYGVVLALTIVGFALMAAMIGLQKLLAPSNPFARKLMPYECGEPPTGNAWINFNVRFYLIALVFVIFEVEVAFIYPVAAVYLDWVRHGQRLFALGEIMIFLLILFVGLIYVWVKRDLEWVKQVPD; encoded by the coding sequence ATGTATTTCGACTATGGCGTGGTGCTCGCTCTGACGATCGTCGGGTTTGCCTTAATGGCGGCGATGATCGGCCTGCAAAAGCTGCTCGCCCCCAGCAACCCGTTCGCGCGCAAGCTGATGCCGTATGAATGCGGCGAGCCGCCCACCGGTAATGCCTGGATTAACTTCAACGTCCGCTTCTACCTCATCGCGCTGGTCTTCGTAATCTTCGAGGTCGAGGTCGCTTTCATCTATCCCGTCGCTGCTGTCTACCTCGACTGGGTGCGGCACGGCCAGCGGCTTTTCGCACTCGGCGAGATAATGATCTTTCTTTTGATCCTCTTCGTCGGTCTCATTTACGTCTGGGTCAAGCGGGATCTGGAATGGGTAAAGCAAGTTCCGGACTGA
- a CDS encoding isoaspartyl peptidase/L-asparaginase: MARREKLPILIVHGGAGGRAAPDDRAGRRRAMLAAIAAGARLLRDGAHALDAVIAAVTTLEDDPLFNAGYGSCLTIDGHVEMDAGVAVAESANHESRSRAAPRSGGVVLISRMRNPILLARAVMERTPHLLLGGAGAERIARSAGLRLCSRASLIAPQALARWRARRHQAGPTDSHGTVGAVALDVSGNLAAATSTGGVAGKVPGRIGDSAILGAGLYADRHGAASATGNGESILRAALCREAVARLDRRSAAEVAANVISHMSRDCAGEAGIILVDARGRFGTAHNAAAMEIATFDPAGGTHYLLARRVDKSRRPA, encoded by the coding sequence GTGGCCCGTCGCGAGAAGCTTCCGATCCTGATTGTTCACGGCGGCGCCGGCGGCCGCGCTGCGCCGGATGACCGCGCGGGTCGCCGGCGCGCGATGCTTGCCGCGATTGCAGCCGGCGCACGTCTTTTGCGCGACGGCGCTCATGCCCTCGACGCTGTAATCGCCGCGGTCACCACGCTCGAGGACGACCCGCTCTTCAATGCCGGCTACGGCTCGTGCCTGACGATCGACGGCCACGTTGAAATGGATGCGGGTGTTGCGGTCGCCGAGTCCGCGAACCACGAATCAAGAAGTCGCGCCGCTCCCCGCTCAGGCGGCGTGGTGCTGATCAGCCGCATGCGCAATCCGATTCTGCTGGCGCGCGCCGTGATGGAGCGCACGCCTCATCTGCTCCTCGGCGGCGCAGGCGCCGAGCGTATCGCCCGCTCGGCGGGGCTGCGGCTGTGCAGCCGCGCGTCGCTGATCGCGCCGCAGGCGCTCGCGCGATGGCGCGCGCGGCGTCACCAAGCCGGCCCCACCGACTCGCACGGCACCGTCGGTGCGGTCGCGCTCGACGTCTCCGGCAATCTCGCCGCCGCGACTTCTACCGGCGGCGTCGCTGGTAAAGTCCCGGGCCGCATCGGCGACTCCGCGATTCTCGGCGCCGGTCTCTACGCCGATCGCCACGGCGCAGCTTCCGCCACCGGCAACGGCGAGTCGATTCTGCGCGCCGCGCTCTGCCGCGAGGCGGTCGCGCGACTCGACCGCCGTTCGGCCGCCGAGGTCGCCGCCAACGTAATCTCGCACATGAGTCGGGACTGCGCCGGCGAGGCCGGCATCATCCTCGTTGACGCTCGCGGACGCTTCGGCACCGCGCATAACGCCGCCGCGATGGAAATCGCAACCTTCGATCCCGCGGGCGGAACGCACTATCTGCTCGCGCGGCGCGTCGACAAATCGCGGCGACCCGCATGA
- the nuoB gene encoding NADH-quinone oxidoreductase subunit NuoB — protein sequence MPLLNTLPDYVLTTKTDELINWMRKSSLWYMLFGLACCAIELMQTGGPRSDIERFGATPRASARQSDLMIIAGTLTLKMALRTRLLYDQMPDPKYIISMGSCSNCGGLFQLAYSVCDGVDKVLPVDVYVPGCPPRPEALTEGLLKLQEKIMTERWLARESKPVLVAQA from the coding sequence ATGCCGTTGCTTAATACACTGCCCGATTATGTATTGACTACCAAGACTGACGAGCTAATCAACTGGATGCGCAAATCCAGCCTCTGGTACATGCTCTTTGGGCTCGCCTGTTGCGCGATCGAATTGATGCAAACCGGGGGGCCCCGTTCGGATATCGAACGCTTCGGCGCGACCCCGCGTGCCTCTGCGCGCCAGTCCGATCTGATGATCATCGCGGGCACCCTGACGCTCAAGATGGCCCTGCGCACCCGCCTGCTCTACGATCAGATGCCCGATCCCAAATACATCATCTCGATGGGTAGCTGCTCGAATTGCGGCGGCCTGTTTCAGCTCGCCTACTCGGTCTGCGACGGCGTCGATAAAGTCTTACCCGTCGATGTTTACGTCCCCGGATGCCCGCCGCGTCCGGAAGCGCTGACGGAGGGTCTCCTCAAGCTCCAGGAGAAGATCATGACCGAGCGCTGGCTGGCGCGCGAAAGTAAACCGGTCCTTGTCGCGCAGGCTTGA
- a CDS encoding NADPH-quinone oxidoreductase, with product MTLNMGPQHPSTHGVLRFVIKADGEVMREAIPDVGYLHRSIEKIAEKVGYHGFMPYTDRVDYVCAMFTNQGWAMACEKLANVTVPRRGEYCRVVAAEFNRLASHLLTVGLMGMDIGAMTPFLHALREREMINDLIEELCGARLTFNYMRIGGVAWDLPPGWREKALAYLDHLAPILDEFNSLFSYNKICIERLANVAPISAADAINYNLVGPNLRASGVNWDVRRDLPYSVYSELEFEVPLGAGEWGSQGDAMDRYMMRIREMVQSSRILRQALAQMPDGPVLGKVVRNFKPAAGECQVRVESARGDQGWYVVSDGTAFPQRVHVRTGSFAAMGMIQKLSRGLMIADLVVLIASLDVIAPEIDR from the coding sequence ATGACTCTCAACATGGGTCCGCAGCACCCGTCGACGCACGGCGTGTTGCGCTTCGTGATCAAGGCCGATGGCGAGGTCATGCGCGAGGCGATCCCGGATGTCGGCTATCTCCATCGGTCGATCGAGAAAATCGCCGAGAAAGTCGGCTATCACGGCTTCATGCCCTACACCGACCGCGTAGATTATGTTTGCGCGATGTTTACCAATCAGGGTTGGGCGATGGCCTGCGAGAAGCTCGCCAACGTCACCGTGCCGCGGCGCGGCGAGTATTGCCGCGTCGTCGCCGCCGAGTTCAATCGCCTCGCTTCGCATCTGTTGACCGTCGGCCTGATGGGCATGGACATCGGCGCAATGACGCCGTTTCTGCACGCCCTGCGCGAGCGCGAAATGATCAACGATCTCATCGAGGAACTCTGCGGCGCTCGTCTCACTTTCAACTATATGCGTATCGGCGGAGTCGCCTGGGACCTTCCCCCCGGATGGCGCGAGAAGGCGCTCGCCTACCTCGATCATCTCGCTCCGATCCTCGACGAATTCAACTCGCTCTTCTCCTACAACAAAATCTGTATCGAGCGCCTCGCGAATGTCGCCCCGATCAGCGCCGCCGACGCAATCAATTACAATCTGGTCGGTCCTAATCTCCGCGCCTCCGGCGTCAACTGGGATGTGCGCCGCGATCTTCCCTACTCAGTCTATTCCGAACTTGAGTTCGAGGTGCCTCTAGGCGCCGGCGAGTGGGGTAGTCAGGGCGACGCCATGGATCGCTACATGATGCGTATTCGCGAAATGGTGCAGTCGTCGCGAATCCTGCGCCAGGCCCTCGCCCAGATGCCCGACGGTCCTGTGCTCGGCAAGGTGGTGCGCAATTTCAAACCCGCGGCCGGCGAGTGTCAGGTACGGGTCGAAAGCGCGCGCGGCGATCAGGGCTGGTATGTCGTCAGCGACGGCACCGCCTTTCCGCAGCGCGTGCATGTGCGCACCGGCTCTTTCGCCGCGATGGGCATGATTCAAAAACTCAGTCGCGGCCTGATGATCGCCGACTTGGTCGTTCTCATCGCCAGCCTCGACGTCATCGCGCCGGAAATCGATCGCTGA
- a CDS encoding zinc ribbon domain-containing protein has translation MPIYEYECLACGALSSHIVMGARRVVRPACGNCESKRTRRVMSSFAVHATETSRLNSFDTSAPRGESYYRDSRNVGLWAKKRAKEMGVDLGPKFDATVEKARSGKLINDMI, from the coding sequence ATGCCGATTTACGAGTATGAATGCCTGGCGTGCGGCGCTCTCAGCTCTCATATCGTGATGGGCGCGCGACGCGTTGTGCGCCCCGCCTGCGGCAACTGCGAGTCGAAGCGCACGCGGCGCGTGATGTCCTCCTTCGCGGTGCACGCCACCGAGACCTCGCGGCTCAACAGCTTCGACACCAGCGCCCCACGCGGTGAGTCCTATTATCGTGACTCTCGCAACGTCGGTCTCTGGGCCAAGAAGCGGGCCAAAGAAATGGGGGTGGATCTGGGGCCCAAGTTTGACGCCACCGTTGAGAAGGCGCGCAGCGGCAAACTGATCAACGACATGATTTGA
- a CDS encoding NADH-quinone oxidoreductase subunit C: MLEPLKILALVGERFPGKLLEVVEGKFDPFAVVEPAAIVEIARFLHDDPVCAMDCLSNETGVDYKDRIEVVYHLFSYTHRHGCVMKVKLPRENPAVATVEEVWRAANWMEREIYDLLGVTFDGHSDLRRILMPEDWPGYPLRKDFVEPAEYHGISTVRESPIIRLDQQKKIGGHAA, translated from the coding sequence ATGTTGGAACCGCTCAAAATCCTTGCGCTCGTTGGCGAACGTTTTCCCGGCAAGCTGCTCGAGGTCGTTGAAGGTAAGTTCGACCCGTTCGCCGTCGTCGAACCCGCCGCGATCGTCGAAATCGCACGATTTCTGCACGACGACCCGGTCTGCGCGATGGATTGCCTCAGTAATGAGACCGGAGTCGATTACAAGGATCGGATCGAGGTTGTCTATCATCTGTTCTCGTATACCCATCGGCACGGTTGTGTTATGAAGGTCAAATTGCCGCGCGAGAATCCCGCCGTTGCGACGGTTGAGGAAGTCTGGCGCGCCGCCAACTGGATGGAGCGCGAAATCTACGATCTGCTCGGCGTCACCTTCGACGGCCATAGCGATCTGCGCCGCATCCTGATGCCCGAGGATTGGCCCGGCTATCCGCTGCGCAAGGACTTCGTTGAGCCCGCCGAATATCATGGTATTTCGACCGTGCGCGAAAGTCCGATTATCCGGCTTGACCAGCAGAAAAAAATCGGCGGTCACGCCGCTTAG